The following are encoded in a window of Sebastes umbrosus isolate fSebUmb1 chromosome 7, fSebUmb1.pri, whole genome shotgun sequence genomic DNA:
- the bicra gene encoding BRD4-interacting chromatin-remodeling complex-associated protein isoform X2 — translation MQPRCIKMLETRVVMDDEDGRCLLDVICDPEALNDFLHGSETILDTDDLLDGSSDPSSSFFSTTGGHVPEVQPAVQLSANEPAGLPRVSVDLDFLEDDDILGGSPGGEGGSNGIGTNHEPCDILQQSLAEANITEQSLQEAEAELDLGSFGIPGLTQVVQTLPDTSLSGAGGAAVGVGIGVGVGGAAAIFPGSAASATATPPHATADMLGSVLAQQGLQLQPQVMNKAINVQPFMGNVTLQPISSLQALPNGSQSGHLGIGQIQVVGQPTVMTINQSGQPILAKAMGGYQLHQSGPEVSGAGSQAGLGGSGGGLLIQGNKATLGSPALNGPAVCVSSTNSSSGVTMTAPAGLVGFGSTTLSSGIGPQTQTQGQIMQNVIIQRTPTPIQPKPPQGGAIQQKLFKQQQQQQHPQPAPQPLQNDAHKALGLQQIPVSAAQNVAFLTGKPGSNVVLTTQATTQGPQFQQTLFKQQAAQQSGKPLSVHLLNQQGSIVIPSQTVLQGQNHQFLLPQLQAGGQILTQHPGGHIITSQGPGGQLIANQINLSQMLTSQGHPGAAHILSGPIQLQSGQMGTPTLFQMPVSLAQSQNQTQTHTVSGHAQTVIQGMPIQNSLTMLSQVEGLSPAVSLQPALQPQPGGVPSSSSTGAATMAQGQPGECVTVLGSSTDQAAHPTQQHAPQSSILAMQPTSSVSTATTVPCSSPSMSVSTSSSVTAVGLVPHQAQHSPGRLLFTNQGSSMILSQESLQMFLQQEQHHQTENESTPSVGVPASVIVSSNSATAPAPTVHDNQLSDSWVGQSHSPSPGPSHMTAVVKQVPSSGHQQSLKIQGMPTSPALTTHATAAPVADRPQPSQSPLILSQQIQSPHHQQQSRPPSQPQPQSLTPSRSCTPSSHPQLFIVHNQMAESPQPAPQGQPQQTQTQQTHIQVQLQPQPRPASQPAPYQQDMPPMSQSPKPLPAPPAQHQFTAPPVNTSAAAVVKAPVPIQSVTAEQQHHLQLVGAQIQTLSAITQPSPQQKQLLEKLHQVQQNILLQAKQSAQPQPQATGQFSSQQDVPVDKVVIASSAGAGTPAQLLSVLQPTSVLVKTPATASSDLQVFSGGQGPAGAMVNQPVTPASLTQPAQVQPKPGVISSVGGMPLGQGGMQMQVIGASLSQMPAPQLQAPVQTQTTTMKMPFSAEPSKEARMLEQLRKQQGSVLHPNYSAPFHSVEDTLHRLLPYHLYQGTANSSQDYQQVDDEFETVSCQLLKRTQAMLDKYRYLLFAESKQRLGPSAEMVMIDRMFIQEEKIALNQDRILARERPEEFVANARMLESGVSSQQKSSFAEATSVSGGVAAAVPAPAPATPAPAPHPNVTPNPPPAPTPSPSPAPASAPAPAPAPPPAPSASPFPSTKLVIKQGGGGASVSWSSSCPPTPAAAGRLADPTGQSSSFGRAPAASSSSSFNSQAADDDDAVPQRTSKPPIKTYEARRRIGLKLKIKQDQTGFSKVVHNTALDPVHTPQPQQSSQSVSQPQTQPQFEAAVPHPKSQPLSTPPATVIRTQSPVCTASSASSVTTATTQCNPPLRGNAPPNAAPSSSTSSSHTWSATSSSSSSSSSTQMNGTLDHHNVGRVKHNSASTATPSQTTCRLPLRKTYRENISPRVRPGVPGGGDESLSYPRPTPSPPRHEASSPPSERTVIASVKVEKRGREASHTESSHETGRLGSAMQGLDEMDEVFNRGIKTTQHHQPLDREGAKERKEEHTDQETDVSKYKRASGKNRHRAGGTFRMDQHAPGPPSPESSFTRDSLLPAKRCKSDSPDMDNASFSSGSPPDDSLNEHLQCAIDSILNLQQEPSARGHHIKGGNSRSHQHQSQRPGGSAASSHRPSVPPSSSASSSSSLAQHPQVGGRGHNGSLVPQTQSR, via the exons ATGCAACCCAGATGCATCAAAATGCTGGAAACAAGAG TTGTCATGGATGATGAAGATGGCAGGTGCCTTCTAGATGTAATTTG TGACCCAGAAGCTCTCAATGACTTTCTTCATGGATCTGAGACCATT TTGGACACTGACGACCTATTGGATGGTTCGAGTGACCCCTCCAGCTCGTTCTTCTCTACCACTGGG GGCCATGTACCAGAGGTCCAGCCTGCAGTCCAGCTGTCGGCCAATGAGCCGGCAGGCCTACCCAGAGTCAGTGTTGACCTGGACTTCCTGGAGGATGATGACATCTTGGGAGGATCCCCAGGTGGCGAAGGTGGGAGCAATGGCATTGGGACAAATCACGAGCCATGTGACATCCTGCAGCAGAGCTTGGCTGAAGCCAACATCACAGAGCAGAGCTTACAGGAGGCAGAGGCTGAGCTGGACCTGGGCTCCTTTGGAATTCCAGGCCTCACGCAGGTGGTACAGACACTGCCTGATACCAGCCTCTCTGGTGCTGGGGGCGCTGCTGTTGGTGTAGGCATAGGTGTTGGTGTCGGGGGAGCAGCAGCAATTTTCCCTGGGTCAGCCGCGAGCGCCACTGCTACTCCTCCCCATGCCACAGCTGACATGCTGGGGTCAGTGCTTGCTCAGCAGGGCCTTCAACTCCAGCCACAGGTCATGAACAAGGCCATTAATGTTCAGCCATTTATGGGAAATGTGACGCTTCAACCCATTTCAAGTCTCCAAGCTCTTCCTAATGGGAGTCAGTCTGGACATTTGGGTATCGGACAGATTCAGGTTGTGGGTCAGCCTACAGTCATGACTATCAATCAGTCTGGGCAGCCAATCCTGGCTAAAGCCATGGGTGGTTACCAGCTGCACCAGTCTGGGCCAGAGGTATCAGGTGCTGGTTCTCAGGCGGGGCTCGGAGGCTCAGGGGGCGGACTTCTGATCCAAGGTAACAAAGCCACTTTGGGATCTCCAGCTTTAAATGGACCGGCTGTTTGTGTCAGcagcacaaacagcagcagtggcGTTACAATGACCGCTCCTGCTGGGCTCGTGGGCTTCGGCAGCACCACTCTAAGTTCAGGAATCGGACCCCAGACGCAAACGCAAGGCCAAATCATGCAGAACGTGATCATCCAGCGCACACCAACACCCATTCAGCCTAAACCCCCTCAGGGGGGAGCCATCCAACAGAAACTCTtcaaacagcaacagcagcagcagcacccacAGCCAGCACCCCAACCCCTGCAAAACGATGCCCACAAGGCTCTAGGGCTGCAGCAAATTCCAGTTTCTGCTGCTCAGAATGTAGCCTTCCTGACAGGAAAGCCAGGCTCTAATGTTGTCCTGACTACTCAAGCCACAACACAAGGCCCTCAGTTTCAACAAACCCTGTTCAAGCAACAAGCAGCACAACAATCGGGCAAGCCTCTCAGTGTACACCTGTTAAACCAACAAGGCAGCATCGTTATTCCCTCTCAGACAGTTCTGCAAGGTCAGAATCACCAGTTTCTCTTGCCACAGCTACAAGCAGGTGGGCAGATCCTGACCCAGCACCCTGGGGGGCACATCATAACTAGTCAGGGTCCTGGTGGACAGCTCATCGCAAACCAGATCAACTTGAGTCAGATGTTGACTTCACAGGGCCACCCTGGGGCTGCCCACATCCTCTCCGGACCCATTCAGCTCCAGTCTGGCCAGATGGGCACACCCACCCTCTTTCAGATGCCTGTCTCATTGGCTCAGAGTCAAAACCAGACGCAGACCCATACTGTCTCAGGTCATGCCCAGACAGTCATACAGGGCATGCCGATCCAGAACTCCCTGACCATGCTCAGTCAGGTGGAGGGGCTGAGCCCCGCAGTCAGCCTTCAACCAGCCCTGCAACCTCAGCCGGGTGGAgtccccagcagcagcagcaccggagCAGCGACCATGGCTCAAGGCCAGCCTGGAGAGTGTGTCACCGTGCTGGGTAGCTCCACAGACCAGGCTGCTCATCCCACTCAGCAGCACGCACCGCAATCCTCTATCCTCGCCATGCAACCGACTTCCTCCGTGTCCACGGCTACCACCGTACCCTGCTCTTCTCCGTCCATGTCCGTGtccacctcttcctctgtcACAGCAGTGGGGCTGGTCCCCCATCAGGCTCAGCACAGTCCAGGGAGGTTACTGTTCACCAACCAGGGCTCCAGTATGATCCTGAGCCAGGAGTCTCTGCAGATGTTCCTGCAACAG GAGCAGCACCACCAAACAGAGAATGAGTCAACCCCCTCTGTGGGCGTACCAGCGTCCGTAATCGTCAGCAGCAACAGCGCCACTGCTCCGGCCCCCACTGTCCATGACAACCAATTAAGTGACTCTTGGGTGGGTCAGAGCCACAGCCCTTCCCCTGGCCCTTCCCACATGACAGCAGTGGTAAAGCAG GTACCCTCCAGTGGACATCAGCAGTCCCTGAAGATCCAGGGCATGCCCACCTCACCGGCATTGACCACTCACGCCACAGCGGCCCCAGTGGCAGACAGACCCCAGCCTTCCCAGTCTCCTCTCATTCTGAGCCAGCAGATCCAGTCGCCTCACCATCAACAGCAGTCGCGTCCTCCCTCTCAGCCTCAGCCACAGTCTCTAACTCCCTCCCGCTCATGCACACCTTCATCTCACCCTCAGCTCTTTATTGTCCACAACCAAATGGCAGAGTCCCCCCAACCCGCTCCACAGGGCCAGCCGCAGCAGACGCAGACCCAGCAGACACACATTCAAGTTCAGCTTCAGCCTCAGCCACGACCGGCCTCTCAGCCTGCCCCTTACCAACAAGATATGCCTCCTATGTCGCAGTCCCCCAAGCCTCTTCCTGCACCACCCGCACAGCACCAGTTTACCGCTCCTCCTGTCAACACGTCTGCCGCTGCTGTAGTTAAAGCCCCGGTTCCCATCCAGAGCGTGACAGCggagcagcagcaccacctgcAATTAGTAGGAGCGCAAATTCAGACCCTGTCGGCCATCACCCAGCCCTCACCTCAGCAGAAGCAGCTGCTGGAGAAGCTACACCAG GTCCAGCAGAACATCCTGCTGCAGGCCAAGCAGTCTGCTCAGCCTCAGCCTCAAGCCACCGGTCAGTTCAGCTCCCAGCAAGATGTGCCTGTTGACAAAGTGGTGATTGCATCATCAGCCGGCGCTGGTACACCTGCTCAGCTTCTCTCAGTGCTGCAGCCGACGTCGGTGCTCGTCAAAACTCCTGCTACAG CATCAAGTGACTTACAGGTATTCTCAGGAGGCCAAGGGCCAGCTGGAGCTATGGTGAATCAGCCTGTCACTCCTGCCAGCCTTACTCAGCCTGCACAG GTTCAGCCAAAGCCAGGGGTGATCAGCTCGGTCGGAGGGATGCCTCTGGGGCAAGGTGGGATGCAGATGCAGGTGATAGGAGCTAGTCTTTCTCAAATGCCTGCTCCACAGCTCCAAGCTCCAGTACAAACTCAG ACAACAACAATGAAGATGCCTTTCAGTGCAGAGCCCAGCAAAGAAGCCAG GATGCTAGAACAGCTGAGGAAACAGCAGGGTTCAGTGCTTCACCCAAACTACAGTGCTCCTTTCCACTCTGTTGAGGACACACTGCACAGACTGCTGCCTTACCATCTCTACCAGGGAACTGCCAACTCTTCTCAAGACTATCAACAAG TGGATGATGAATTTGAGACGGTCTCCTGCCAACTGCTGAAAAGGACCCAGGCCATGCTGGATAAGTATCGCTACCTGCTCTTCGCCGAGTCGAAA CAGAGACTCGGCCCCTCGGCAGAGATGGTGATGATCGACCGGATGTTCATTCAGGAGGAGAAGATAGCGTTGAATCAGGACAGGATTTTGGCCAGAGAGAGACCAG AGGAGTTTGTGGCAAACGCGCGCATGTTGGAGAGTGGAGTTTCATCCCAACAGAAATCATCTTTTGCTGAGGCCACATCAGTGAGCGGAGGCGTGGCTGCTGCTGTCCCTGCTCCCGCACCTGCAACTCCTGCTCCAGCCCCTCACCCAAACGTCACCCCAAACCCTCCTCCTGCACCCACCCCGTCTCCATCTCCAGCCCCTGCTTCAGCTCCGGCTCCCGCTCCAGCACCTCCTCCCGCCCCGTCCGCCTCCCCTTTCCCCTCTACCAAACTAGTAATAAAGCAGGGTGGGGGCGGAGCCTCTGTGTCCTGGTCCAGCAGCTGTCCCCCAACTCCAGCTGCAGCGGGCAGGCTGGCCGACCCCACCGGCCAGAGCTCCTCCTTCGGTCGTGCTCCGGCGGcatcctcctcttcgtccttcAACTCTCAAGCGGCCGACGACGACGACGCTGTCCCGCAGAGAACCAGCAAACCGCCTATCAAGACCTACGAGGCTCGCAGGAGGATCGGCTTGAAGCTGAAGATCAAGCAGGATCAAACGGGGTTCAGTAAGGTGGTCCACAACACTGCCTTAGACCCGGTGCACACACCTCAACCTCAGCAGAGCAGCCAGTCCGTATCCCAGCCTCAGACTCAGCCCCAGTTCGAAGCTGCTGTACCGCACCCTAAGTCCCAGCCTCTATCGACTCCTCCTGCTACAGTCATCAGAACTCAGTCCCCCGTATGCACTGCTTCTTCTGCCTCATCCGTCACCACAGCAACCACTCAGTGTAACCCACCACTGAGAGGTAATGCTCCCCCCAATGCAGCCCCATCTTCCTCTACCTCTTCCTCTCATACTTGGTCcgccacctcttcctcctcgtcctcctcctcctccactcaaATGAACGGCACGTTGGATCACCACAACGTGGGTCGGGTCAAACACAATTCTGCCTCCACTGCCACTCCCTCACAGACAACGTGCCGTCTCCCCCTTCGAAAAACCTACCGGGAAAACATTAGTCCCCGGGTGAGACCTGGTGTCCCAGGGGGAGGAGACGAAAGCTTGTCCTACCCCAGACCCACACCATCGCCCCCCAGGCACGAGGCCTCATCTCCCCCCTCCGAGCGGACAGTTATAGCCAGCGTGAAGGTGGAGAAAAGAGGAAGGGAGGCCTCGCACACAGAGTCGAGTCACGAAACGGGCCGTTTAGGGAGTGCAATGCAGGGGCTGGACGAAATGGACGAGGTGTTTAACCGTGGTATCAAAACCACACAGCACCATCAGCCCCTAGACAGGGAGGGAGcgaaggagagaaaggaggagcaCACAGACCAAGAGACGGATGTAAGTAAATACAAGAGGGCGAGTGGGAAAAATAGACACAGGGCAGGTGGGACGTTCAGAATGGACCAGCACGCCCCTGGGCCTCCGTCTCCGGAGTCCTCCTTCACACGAGACTCTTTGCTTCCTGCCAAACGCTGCAAGTCGGACTCCCCCGACATGGACAATGCCAGCTTCTCCAGCGGCAGCCCTCCGGATGACTCTCTGAACGAGCACCTGCAGTGTGCCATCGACAGCATCCTAAACCTGCAGCAGGAGCCCTCCGCCCGCGGGCACCACATTAAAGGGGGCAACAGCAGGTCCCACCAACACCAAAGCCAGCGCCCGGGGGGCTCGGCAGCCTCATCCCATAGACCCTCAGTAccgccctcctcctctgcttcctcgtcctcctccttgGCCCAGCACCCTCAGGTCGGTGGCCGCGGCCACAACGGCAGCCTGGTGCCCCAGACTCAAAGCAGATAA
- the bicra gene encoding BRD4-interacting chromatin-remodeling complex-associated protein isoform X7 yields MQPRCIKMLETRVVMDDEDGRCLLDVICDPEALNDFLHGSETILDTDDLLDGSSDPSSSFFSTTGGHVPEVQPAVQLSANEPAGLPRVSVDLDFLEDDDILGGSPGGEGGSNGIGTNHEPCDILQQSLAEANITEQSLQEAEAELDLGSFGIPGLTQVVQTLPDTSLSGAGGAAVGVGIGVGVGGAAAIFPGSAASATATPPHATADMLGSVLAQQGLQLQPQVMNKAINVQPFMGNVTLQPISSLQALPNGSQSGHLGIGQIQVVGQPTVMTINQSGQPILAKAMGGYQLHQSGPEVSGAGSQAGLGGSGGGLLIQGNKATLGSPALNGPAVCVSSTNSSSGVTMTAPAGLVGFGSTTLSSGIGPQTQTQGQIMQNVIIQRTPTPIQPKPPQGGAIQQKLFKQQQQQQHPQPAPQPLQNDAHKALGLQQIPVSAAQNVAFLTGKPGSNVVLTTQATTQGPQFQQTLFKQQAAQQSGKPLSVHLLNQQGSIVIPSQTVLQGQNHQFLLPQLQAGGQILTQHPGGHIITSQGPGGQLIANQINLSQMLTSQGHPGAAHILSGPIQLQSGQMGTPTLFQMPVSLAQSQNQTQTHTVSGHAQTVIQGMPIQNSLTMLSQVEGLSPAVSLQPALQPQPGGVPSSSSTGAATMAQGQPGECVTVLGSSTDQAAHPTQQHAPQSSILAMQPTSSVSTATTVPCSSPSMSVSTSSSVTAVGLVPHQAQHSPGRLLFTNQGSSMILSQESLQMFLQQVPSSGHQQSLKIQGMPTSPALTTHATAAPVADRPQPSQSPLILSQQIQSPHHQQQSRPPSQPQPQSLTPSRSCTPSSHPQLFIVHNQMAESPQPAPQGQPQQTQTQQTHIQVQLQPQPRPASQPAPYQQDMPPMSQSPKPLPAPPAQHQFTAPPVNTSAAAVVKAPVPIQSVTAEQQHHLQLVGAQIQTLSAITQPSPQQKQLLEKLHQVQQNILLQAKQSAQPQPQATGQFSSQQDVPVDKVVIASSAGAGTPAQLLSVLQPTSVLVKTPATASSDLQVFSGGQGPAGAMVNQPVTPASLTQPAQVQPKPGVISSVGGMPLGQGGMQMQVIGASLSQMPAPQLQAPVQTQTTTMKMPFSAEPSKEARMLEQLRKQQGSVLHPNYSAPFHSVEDTLHRLLPYHLYQGTANSSQDYQQVDDEFETVSCQLLKRTQAMLDKYRYLLFAESKAFKPEQRLGPSAEMVMIDRMFIQEEKIALNQDRILARERPEEFVANARMLESGVSSQQKSSFAEATSVSGGVAAAVPAPAPATPAPAPHPNVTPNPPPAPTPSPSPAPASAPAPAPAPPPAPSASPFPSTKLVIKQGGGGASVSWSSSCPPTPAAAGRLADPTGQSSSFGRAPAASSSSSFNSQAADDDDAVPQRTSKPPIKTYEARRRIGLKLKIKQDQTGFSKVVHNTALDPVHTPQPQQSSQSVSQPQTQPQFEAAVPHPKSQPLSTPPATVIRTQSPVCTASSASSVTTATTQCNPPLRGNAPPNAAPSSSTSSSHTWSATSSSSSSSSSTQMNGTLDHHNVGRVKHNSASTATPSQTTCRLPLRKTYRENISPRVRPGVPGGGDESLSYPRPTPSPPRHEASSPPSERTVIASVKVEKRGREASHTESSHETGRLGSAMQGLDEMDEVFNRGIKTTQHHQPLDREGAKERKEEHTDQETDVSKYKRASGKNRHRAGGTFRMDQHAPGPPSPESSFTRDSLLPAKRCKSDSPDMDNASFSSGSPPDDSLNEHLQCAIDSILNLQQEPSARGHHIKGGNSRSHQHQSQRPGGSAASSHRPSVPPSSSASSSSSLAQHPQVGGRGHNGSLVPQTQSR; encoded by the exons ATGCAACCCAGATGCATCAAAATGCTGGAAACAAGAG TTGTCATGGATGATGAAGATGGCAGGTGCCTTCTAGATGTAATTTG TGACCCAGAAGCTCTCAATGACTTTCTTCATGGATCTGAGACCATT TTGGACACTGACGACCTATTGGATGGTTCGAGTGACCCCTCCAGCTCGTTCTTCTCTACCACTGGG GGCCATGTACCAGAGGTCCAGCCTGCAGTCCAGCTGTCGGCCAATGAGCCGGCAGGCCTACCCAGAGTCAGTGTTGACCTGGACTTCCTGGAGGATGATGACATCTTGGGAGGATCCCCAGGTGGCGAAGGTGGGAGCAATGGCATTGGGACAAATCACGAGCCATGTGACATCCTGCAGCAGAGCTTGGCTGAAGCCAACATCACAGAGCAGAGCTTACAGGAGGCAGAGGCTGAGCTGGACCTGGGCTCCTTTGGAATTCCAGGCCTCACGCAGGTGGTACAGACACTGCCTGATACCAGCCTCTCTGGTGCTGGGGGCGCTGCTGTTGGTGTAGGCATAGGTGTTGGTGTCGGGGGAGCAGCAGCAATTTTCCCTGGGTCAGCCGCGAGCGCCACTGCTACTCCTCCCCATGCCACAGCTGACATGCTGGGGTCAGTGCTTGCTCAGCAGGGCCTTCAACTCCAGCCACAGGTCATGAACAAGGCCATTAATGTTCAGCCATTTATGGGAAATGTGACGCTTCAACCCATTTCAAGTCTCCAAGCTCTTCCTAATGGGAGTCAGTCTGGACATTTGGGTATCGGACAGATTCAGGTTGTGGGTCAGCCTACAGTCATGACTATCAATCAGTCTGGGCAGCCAATCCTGGCTAAAGCCATGGGTGGTTACCAGCTGCACCAGTCTGGGCCAGAGGTATCAGGTGCTGGTTCTCAGGCGGGGCTCGGAGGCTCAGGGGGCGGACTTCTGATCCAAGGTAACAAAGCCACTTTGGGATCTCCAGCTTTAAATGGACCGGCTGTTTGTGTCAGcagcacaaacagcagcagtggcGTTACAATGACCGCTCCTGCTGGGCTCGTGGGCTTCGGCAGCACCACTCTAAGTTCAGGAATCGGACCCCAGACGCAAACGCAAGGCCAAATCATGCAGAACGTGATCATCCAGCGCACACCAACACCCATTCAGCCTAAACCCCCTCAGGGGGGAGCCATCCAACAGAAACTCTtcaaacagcaacagcagcagcagcacccacAGCCAGCACCCCAACCCCTGCAAAACGATGCCCACAAGGCTCTAGGGCTGCAGCAAATTCCAGTTTCTGCTGCTCAGAATGTAGCCTTCCTGACAGGAAAGCCAGGCTCTAATGTTGTCCTGACTACTCAAGCCACAACACAAGGCCCTCAGTTTCAACAAACCCTGTTCAAGCAACAAGCAGCACAACAATCGGGCAAGCCTCTCAGTGTACACCTGTTAAACCAACAAGGCAGCATCGTTATTCCCTCTCAGACAGTTCTGCAAGGTCAGAATCACCAGTTTCTCTTGCCACAGCTACAAGCAGGTGGGCAGATCCTGACCCAGCACCCTGGGGGGCACATCATAACTAGTCAGGGTCCTGGTGGACAGCTCATCGCAAACCAGATCAACTTGAGTCAGATGTTGACTTCACAGGGCCACCCTGGGGCTGCCCACATCCTCTCCGGACCCATTCAGCTCCAGTCTGGCCAGATGGGCACACCCACCCTCTTTCAGATGCCTGTCTCATTGGCTCAGAGTCAAAACCAGACGCAGACCCATACTGTCTCAGGTCATGCCCAGACAGTCATACAGGGCATGCCGATCCAGAACTCCCTGACCATGCTCAGTCAGGTGGAGGGGCTGAGCCCCGCAGTCAGCCTTCAACCAGCCCTGCAACCTCAGCCGGGTGGAgtccccagcagcagcagcaccggagCAGCGACCATGGCTCAAGGCCAGCCTGGAGAGTGTGTCACCGTGCTGGGTAGCTCCACAGACCAGGCTGCTCATCCCACTCAGCAGCACGCACCGCAATCCTCTATCCTCGCCATGCAACCGACTTCCTCCGTGTCCACGGCTACCACCGTACCCTGCTCTTCTCCGTCCATGTCCGTGtccacctcttcctctgtcACAGCAGTGGGGCTGGTCCCCCATCAGGCTCAGCACAGTCCAGGGAGGTTACTGTTCACCAACCAGGGCTCCAGTATGATCCTGAGCCAGGAGTCTCTGCAGATGTTCCTGCAACAG GTACCCTCCAGTGGACATCAGCAGTCCCTGAAGATCCAGGGCATGCCCACCTCACCGGCATTGACCACTCACGCCACAGCGGCCCCAGTGGCAGACAGACCCCAGCCTTCCCAGTCTCCTCTCATTCTGAGCCAGCAGATCCAGTCGCCTCACCATCAACAGCAGTCGCGTCCTCCCTCTCAGCCTCAGCCACAGTCTCTAACTCCCTCCCGCTCATGCACACCTTCATCTCACCCTCAGCTCTTTATTGTCCACAACCAAATGGCAGAGTCCCCCCAACCCGCTCCACAGGGCCAGCCGCAGCAGACGCAGACCCAGCAGACACACATTCAAGTTCAGCTTCAGCCTCAGCCACGACCGGCCTCTCAGCCTGCCCCTTACCAACAAGATATGCCTCCTATGTCGCAGTCCCCCAAGCCTCTTCCTGCACCACCCGCACAGCACCAGTTTACCGCTCCTCCTGTCAACACGTCTGCCGCTGCTGTAGTTAAAGCCCCGGTTCCCATCCAGAGCGTGACAGCggagcagcagcaccacctgcAATTAGTAGGAGCGCAAATTCAGACCCTGTCGGCCATCACCCAGCCCTCACCTCAGCAGAAGCAGCTGCTGGAGAAGCTACACCAG GTCCAGCAGAACATCCTGCTGCAGGCCAAGCAGTCTGCTCAGCCTCAGCCTCAAGCCACCGGTCAGTTCAGCTCCCAGCAAGATGTGCCTGTTGACAAAGTGGTGATTGCATCATCAGCCGGCGCTGGTACACCTGCTCAGCTTCTCTCAGTGCTGCAGCCGACGTCGGTGCTCGTCAAAACTCCTGCTACAG CATCAAGTGACTTACAGGTATTCTCAGGAGGCCAAGGGCCAGCTGGAGCTATGGTGAATCAGCCTGTCACTCCTGCCAGCCTTACTCAGCCTGCACAG GTTCAGCCAAAGCCAGGGGTGATCAGCTCGGTCGGAGGGATGCCTCTGGGGCAAGGTGGGATGCAGATGCAGGTGATAGGAGCTAGTCTTTCTCAAATGCCTGCTCCACAGCTCCAAGCTCCAGTACAAACTCAG ACAACAACAATGAAGATGCCTTTCAGTGCAGAGCCCAGCAAAGAAGCCAG GATGCTAGAACAGCTGAGGAAACAGCAGGGTTCAGTGCTTCACCCAAACTACAGTGCTCCTTTCCACTCTGTTGAGGACACACTGCACAGACTGCTGCCTTACCATCTCTACCAGGGAACTGCCAACTCTTCTCAAGACTATCAACAAG TGGATGATGAATTTGAGACGGTCTCCTGCCAACTGCTGAAAAGGACCCAGGCCATGCTGGATAAGTATCGCTACCTGCTCTTCGCCGAGTCGAAA GCGTTTAAACCCGAGCAGAGACTCGGCCCCTCGGCAGAGATGGTGATGATCGACCGGATGTTCATTCAGGAGGAGAAGATAGCGTTGAATCAGGACAGGATTTTGGCCAGAGAGAGACCAG AGGAGTTTGTGGCAAACGCGCGCATGTTGGAGAGTGGAGTTTCATCCCAACAGAAATCATCTTTTGCTGAGGCCACATCAGTGAGCGGAGGCGTGGCTGCTGCTGTCCCTGCTCCCGCACCTGCAACTCCTGCTCCAGCCCCTCACCCAAACGTCACCCCAAACCCTCCTCCTGCACCCACCCCGTCTCCATCTCCAGCCCCTGCTTCAGCTCCGGCTCCCGCTCCAGCACCTCCTCCCGCCCCGTCCGCCTCCCCTTTCCCCTCTACCAAACTAGTAATAAAGCAGGGTGGGGGCGGAGCCTCTGTGTCCTGGTCCAGCAGCTGTCCCCCAACTCCAGCTGCAGCGGGCAGGCTGGCCGACCCCACCGGCCAGAGCTCCTCCTTCGGTCGTGCTCCGGCGGcatcctcctcttcgtccttcAACTCTCAAGCGGCCGACGACGACGACGCTGTCCCGCAGAGAACCAGCAAACCGCCTATCAAGACCTACGAGGCTCGCAGGAGGATCGGCTTGAAGCTGAAGATCAAGCAGGATCAAACGGGGTTCAGTAAGGTGGTCCACAACACTGCCTTAGACCCGGTGCACACACCTCAACCTCAGCAGAGCAGCCAGTCCGTATCCCAGCCTCAGACTCAGCCCCAGTTCGAAGCTGCTGTACCGCACCCTAAGTCCCAGCCTCTATCGACTCCTCCTGCTACAGTCATCAGAACTCAGTCCCCCGTATGCACTGCTTCTTCTGCCTCATCCGTCACCACAGCAACCACTCAGTGTAACCCACCACTGAGAGGTAATGCTCCCCCCAATGCAGCCCCATCTTCCTCTACCTCTTCCTCTCATACTTGGTCcgccacctcttcctcctcgtcctcctcctcctccactcaaATGAACGGCACGTTGGATCACCACAACGTGGGTCGGGTCAAACACAATTCTGCCTCCACTGCCACTCCCTCACAGACAACGTGCCGTCTCCCCCTTCGAAAAACCTACCGGGAAAACATTAGTCCCCGGGTGAGACCTGGTGTCCCAGGGGGAGGAGACGAAAGCTTGTCCTACCCCAGACCCACACCATCGCCCCCCAGGCACGAGGCCTCATCTCCCCCCTCCGAGCGGACAGTTATAGCCAGCGTGAAGGTGGAGAAAAGAGGAAGGGAGGCCTCGCACACAGAGTCGAGTCACGAAACGGGCCGTTTAGGGAGTGCAATGCAGGGGCTGGACGAAATGGACGAGGTGTTTAACCGTGGTATCAAAACCACACAGCACCATCAGCCCCTAGACAGGGAGGGAGcgaaggagagaaaggaggagcaCACAGACCAAGAGACGGATGTAAGTAAATACAAGAGGGCGAGTGGGAAAAATAGACACAGGGCAGGTGGGACGTTCAGAATGGACCAGCACGCCCCTGGGCCTCCGTCTCCGGAGTCCTCCTTCACACGAGACTCTTTGCTTCCTGCCAAACGCTGCAAGTCGGACTCCCCCGACATGGACAATGCCAGCTTCTCCAGCGGCAGCCCTCCGGATGACTCTCTGAACGAGCACCTGCAGTGTGCCATCGACAGCATCCTAAACCTGCAGCAGGAGCCCTCCGCCCGCGGGCACCACATTAAAGGGGGCAACAGCAGGTCCCACCAACACCAAAGCCAGCGCCCGGGGGGCTCGGCAGCCTCATCCCATAGACCCTCAGTAccgccctcctcctctgcttcctcgtcctcctccttgGCCCAGCACCCTCAGGTCGGTGGCCGCGGCCACAACGGCAGCCTGGTGCCCCAGACTCAAAGCAGATAA